One genomic region from Equus asinus isolate D_3611 breed Donkey chromosome 10, EquAss-T2T_v2, whole genome shotgun sequence encodes:
- the LOC106830848 gene encoding olfactory receptor 1L4-like yields the protein MEIKNNSSNTSGFILLGISSNPQLQKPLFAIFLIMYLVTIVGNILIILAIHSDSRLHTPMYFFLSNLSFMDICFTTDIVPKMLVNFLSDTKSISYVGCLIQMYFFMAFGNTDSYLLASMAIDRLVAICNPLHYDVVMNPRRCLLMLLVSCTISHLHSMLRVLLMSQLSFCASHVVKHFFCDTKPVLKLSCSDTSSSQTVVMTETLAVIVTPFLCILFSYLRIIITVLRIPSVAGKWKAFSTCGSHLTVVVLFYGSAIYVYSRPLSIYSGVKDRAATLMYTVVTPMLNPFIYSLRNKDMKMSMRKLRFRIQS from the coding sequence atggaGATCAAGAACAACAGCAGCAACACCTCAGGCTTTATCCTCCTGGGCATCTCTTCCAACCCTCAGCTACAGAAGCCACTCTTTGCCATCTTCCTCATCATGTATCTGGTCACCATAGTGGGGAACATACTCATCATCCTGGCCATCCACTCGGACTCCCGGCTCCATACccctatgtacttttttctcagcaaCCTGTCCTTCATGGATATCTGCTTCACAACAGACATTGTGCCCAAGATGCTGGTGAATTTCCTTTCAGACACAAAGTCTATCTCCTACGTTGGCTGCCTCATTCAGATGTACTTCTTCATGGCCTTTGGGAACACTGACAGTTACCTGCTGGCTTCTATGGCCATAGACCGACTGGTAGCCATCTGCAACCCCTTGCACTATGATGTGGTTATGAACCCACGGCGTTGCCTCCTCATGCTGCTGGTCTCTTGTACCATCTCCCACCTGCACTCCATGCTTCGTGTGCTACTCATGTCCCAGCTGTCTTTCTGTGCCTCCCATGTTGTTAAGCACTTTTTTTGTGATACCAAGCCCGTGCTGAAGCTATCCTGCTCTGATACCTCCTCCAGTCAGACTGTGGTCATGACTGAGACCCTGGCTGTCATTGTGACCCCCTTCCTGTGCATCCTCTTCTCCTACCTGAGAATCATCATTACTGTGCTCAGAATCCCCTCTGTAGCTGGGAAGTGGAAAGCCTTCTCTACCTGTGGCTCCCACCTCACCGTAGTGGTCTTGTTCTATGGGAGTGCCATCTATGTCTATTCTAGACCCCTGTCCATATACTCAGGGGTGAAGGACAGGGCTGCCACACTTATGTACACAGTAGTGACACCCATGCTGAACCCtttcatctacagcctgaggaacaaaGATATGAAGATGAGTATGAGAAAATTAAGATTCAGAATTCAATCATAG